The Pan paniscus chromosome 1, NHGRI_mPanPan1-v2.0_pri, whole genome shotgun sequence genome has a segment encoding these proteins:
- the C1H1orf210 gene encoding type III endosome membrane protein TEMP isoform X1, producing the protein MKFFAKAWGRGRMIPPHWRRCRSPPSARPAASAPPTASAGESSSALTRPPVQVLPAPAGSLLRGLCTVLEGGNREGPGGPGRGYPGSAQYPRGSWQQEGSYTSELGTSLARLLCPQGLPWFRCSTGRYAPALAVRLPGLVPWGCLASGGLLRARALSG; encoded by the exons ATGAAGTTCTTTGCAAAAGCTTGGGGGAGAGGTAGAATGATCCCTCCCCACTGGAGGCGCTGCCGCAGCCCGCCCTCTGCCAGACCTGCAGCTTCAGCCCCGCCCACTGCCTCCGCAGGTGAGTCAAGCTCTGCCTTGACCCGCCCACCTGTCCAGGTTCTGCCGGCCCCAGCCGGAAGCTTACTCCGCGGATTGTGCACAGTTCTTGAAGGTGGGAACAGAGAAGGCCCGGGGGGGCCGGGGAGGGGGTACCCAGGCTCTGCACAGTACCCAAGGGGCTCCTGGCAGCAGGAAGGAAGCTACACATCAGAGTTGGG TACTTCCCTAGCCCGGCTACTCTGCCCCCAAGGACTCCCCTGGTTCAGGTGCTCCACCGGCAGATATGCTCCTGCCCTAGCTGTTCGTCTGCCAG GACTTGTGCCCTGGGGCTGCCTGGCATCTGGGGGCCTCCTCAGAGCCAGGGCTCTTTCTGGTTGA
- the C1H1orf210 gene encoding type III endosome membrane protein TEMP isoform X2, translating to MNETNKTLVGPSELPTASAVAPGPGTGARAWPVLVGFVLGAVVLSLLIALAAKCHLCRRYHASYRHRPLPETGRGGRPQVAEDEDDDGFIEDNYIQPGTGELGTEGSRDHFSL from the exons ATGAATGAGACAAACAAAA CACTTGTGGGGCCTTCGGAGCTCCCCACAGCGTCTGCTGTGGCCCCTGGCCCAGGCACTGGGGCTCGGGCATGGCCTGTGCTGGTAGGATTTGTGCTGGGGGCTGTGGTCCTCTCGCTCCTCATTGCACTTGCTGCCAAATGCCACCTCTGCCGCCGATACCATGCCAGCTACCGGCACCGCCCACTGCCTGAGACAGGAAGGGGAGGCCGCCCACAGGTGGCTgaagatgaggatgatgatggctTCATCGAGGACAATTACATTCAGCCTGGGACTGGCGAGCTGGGGACAGAGGGTAGCAGGGACCACTTCTCCCTCTGA
- the TMEM125 gene encoding transmembrane protein 125 translates to MSEQEAQAPGGRGLPPDMLAEQVELWWSQQPRRSALCFVVAVGLVAGCGAGGVALLSTTSSRSGEWRLATGTVLCLLALLVLVKQLMSSAVQDMNCIRQAHHVALLRSGGGADALVVLLSGLVLLVTGLTLAGLAAAPAPARPLAAMLSVGIALAALGSLLLLGLLLYQVGVSGHCPSICMATPSTHSGHGGHGSIFSISGQLSAGRRHETTSSIASLI, encoded by the coding sequence ATGTCTGAACAGGAGGCTCAAGCCCCAGGGGGCCGGGGGCTGCCCCCGGACATGCTGGCAGAGCAGGTGGAGCTGTGGTGGTCCCAGCAGCCGCGGCGCTCGGCGCTCTGCTTCGTCGTGGCCGTGGGCCTCGTGGCAGGCTGTGGCGCGGGCGGCGTGGCACTGCTGTCAACCACCAGCAGCCGCTCAGGTGAATGGCGGCTAGCAACGGGCACTGTGCTCTGTTTGCTGGCTCTGCTGGTTCTGGTGAAACAGCTGATGAGCTCGGCTGTGCAGGACATGAACTGCATCCGCCAGGCCCACCATGTGGCCCTGCTGCGCAGTGGTGGAGGGGCCGACGCCCTCGTGGTGCTGCTCAGTGGCCTCGTGCTGCTGGTCACCGGCCTGACCCTGGCCGGGCTGGCCGCCGCCCCTGCCCCTGCTCGGCCGCTGGCCGCCATGCTGTCTGTGGGCATTGCTCTGGCTGCCTTGGGCTCGCTTTTGCTGCTGGGCCTGCTGCTGTATCAAGTGGGTGTGAGCGGACACTGCCCCTCCATCTGTATGGCCACTCCCTCCACCCACAGTGGCCATGGCGGCCATGGCAGCATCTTCAGCATCTCAGGACAGTTGTCTGCTGGCCGGCGTCACGAGACCACATCCAGCATTGCCAGCCTCATCTGA